In Fibrobacter sp. UWB15, the following proteins share a genomic window:
- a CDS encoding phosphatidylglycerophosphatase A, with protein sequence MVTTFFGSGMSPKAPGTMGSLAAAIVAYPMAILAVKLFGDIRFNPLFLIAAIIVFFGAIPFVNKAMKDTGTEDPGWIVIDEVCGIFMTFALVNPYIIQDSPITLLVGFALFRFFDILKPLGIHRFEKFPGAWGVMADDLLGGIYAGILMFPLSIAIACIEMF encoded by the coding sequence ATGGTAACCACCTTCTTCGGTTCGGGAATGTCACCCAAGGCTCCCGGCACCATGGGAAGCCTCGCCGCTGCGATTGTTGCCTATCCCATGGCAATTTTAGCGGTAAAGCTTTTTGGCGACATTCGATTCAACCCCTTATTTTTAATCGCCGCCATCATCGTCTTTTTCGGGGCAATCCCCTTCGTAAACAAGGCGATGAAAGACACCGGCACTGAAGACCCCGGCTGGATTGTGATTGACGAAGTCTGCGGAATCTTCATGACTTTTGCTCTGGTGAACCCTTACATCATACAGGACAGTCCCATTACGCTTCTCGTCGGGTTCGCCCTCTTCCGCTTTTTCGACATTCTTAAGCCCCTTGGCATTCACCGATTCGAAAAATTTCCCGGAGCATGGGGCGTCATGGCAGACGACTTGCTAGGCGGAATCTATGCGGGAATACTCATGTTTCCCCTAAGCATTGCGATTGCATGCATCGAAATGTTTTAA
- a CDS encoding GGDEF domain-containing phosphodiesterase, with product MMRPIGASPSTSIFEKDDPITGLNFVAWFFAQTQKDPNFYPLERSTITFFNVMNFKTINQRFSYQGGNEYLCKFRDELKRLFEGETVLRAGADHLVVISLNLSVEEIALRIKLLNKAMTSYEKSLRNQIKAGIYIADGTPQQPIVMMDRASLACREVHGIFNREYAVFDEELNKKHEQKQYVLEHFDEAFEKGYFKVYYQPIYRTLNKKVCGYEALARWIDPNRGMISPLIFIEVLEKVHLIHKLDAYIIDQVCKDLRNDIDGGYAYQPISVNLSRLDFELSDIKKVVDNAVAKYNVPKEYIVLEVTESAFASDQESLGDIIHCFREDGYQVWIDDFGSGYSSFNNLQTYDFDFLKIDMNFLRNFDKTPKSKVIIASIVDLAKKLGIHTLAEGVETEDQYEYLKRIGCELIQGYYFAKPMPIDDFHNKRAELCGFETNETPAERRYYDDMGRINFLDNSPLTRKRMDVTNEIPIALIEGENRVYRTIFANKAFYQEIRSFGANDINEVLSLLTPESALDCYKRLVYSEGYNETVEYNLILNNSVVNTKVRFLSRMGTKAVYAFMAKNISAHEKK from the coding sequence ATGATGCGGCCCATTGGAGCTAGTCCAAGCACATCGATTTTCGAAAAAGATGACCCGATTACCGGCCTGAATTTTGTGGCATGGTTCTTTGCCCAAACCCAGAAAGACCCCAACTTTTACCCTCTTGAAAGATCGACCATCACGTTCTTTAACGTGATGAATTTCAAGACTATTAACCAAAGATTCTCTTATCAAGGCGGAAACGAATACCTCTGCAAGTTCCGAGATGAGCTCAAAAGACTTTTTGAAGGAGAAACCGTCTTACGTGCAGGGGCTGACCACCTGGTGGTCATCAGTCTCAATCTCTCTGTCGAAGAAATCGCCCTACGAATCAAGCTTTTGAACAAAGCGATGACGAGTTACGAAAAAAGTCTCCGCAACCAAATCAAGGCGGGCATCTATATCGCCGACGGCACCCCACAACAACCAATTGTCATGATGGACCGAGCCTCCCTCGCCTGTCGAGAAGTCCATGGCATTTTTAACAGGGAATACGCCGTCTTTGACGAGGAACTCAACAAAAAGCACGAACAGAAACAATATGTGTTGGAACATTTTGACGAAGCCTTCGAAAAGGGATATTTCAAAGTGTATTACCAACCGATTTATCGAACACTGAACAAGAAAGTCTGCGGCTACGAGGCCCTTGCCCGATGGATCGATCCCAATCGGGGCATGATTTCACCCCTCATCTTTATCGAAGTTCTTGAAAAGGTCCACCTGATTCACAAACTGGATGCCTACATTATAGACCAGGTTTGCAAGGACCTTCGCAACGACATCGATGGCGGATACGCCTACCAACCCATTTCGGTCAACCTTTCGAGACTCGACTTTGAACTGAGCGATATCAAGAAAGTCGTTGATAACGCCGTCGCCAAATATAATGTTCCCAAGGAATACATTGTATTGGAAGTCACCGAAAGCGCTTTCGCGTCGGATCAGGAGAGCCTTGGAGATATAATCCACTGTTTTAGAGAGGACGGCTACCAAGTCTGGATTGACGACTTCGGTTCGGGATACAGTTCTTTCAATAACCTGCAAACTTACGATTTCGACTTCCTCAAGATAGACATGAACTTCCTCAGGAACTTCGACAAGACCCCGAAGTCCAAGGTGATTATCGCCTCTATCGTTGACTTGGCGAAAAAGCTCGGCATTCACACTCTGGCCGAGGGTGTCGAAACCGAAGACCAGTACGAATACCTGAAGAGAATAGGTTGCGAGCTGATTCAAGGTTACTATTTTGCCAAACCCATGCCCATTGACGACTTCCACAATAAACGGGCAGAGCTGTGCGGTTTTGAAACAAACGAAACGCCTGCAGAACGTCGCTACTATGACGACATGGGCAGAATCAATTTCCTGGATAACTCTCCGCTCACAAGAAAGCGCATGGATGTCACAAACGAAATTCCCATTGCACTTATCGAAGGCGAAAACCGAGTTTACCGCACGATATTTGCCAACAAGGCGTTCTACCAGGAAATCAGATCCTTTGGTGCAAACGACATCAATGAAGTGCTCAGTTTACTCACTCCCGAGAGCGCTCTAGATTGTTACAAGCGACTCGTATACTCCGAAGGATATAACGAAACCGTTGAATATAACCTGATATTGAACAATTCCGTGGTCAATACAAAGGTCCGCTTTTTGTCGCGTATGGGCACAAAAGCCGTTTACGCGTTCATGGCGAAAAACATTTCTGCCCACGAAAAAAAGTGA
- a CDS encoding TIGR01440 family protein has translation MAGITYEIDDKAIVEQIRNDAINAAKELVEKAHLTAGQIVVIGCSTSSTLGNDIGSHSVPEVGKAIFEGLSSVFKPLGIYIAAQCCEHLNRAIIVEHAAVLNAEIVNVVPQPKAGGSFATACYSAFEHPVAIEHIKADAGLDIGGTLIGMHLKEVAVPVHMQQTHVGKAILIAARTRPKFIGGERAHYDESLKDGYPKF, from the coding sequence ATGGCAGGCATTACATACGAAATAGACGACAAAGCAATTGTTGAACAGATTCGTAACGACGCGATAAACGCCGCGAAGGAACTTGTGGAAAAAGCTCACCTCACGGCGGGCCAGATTGTAGTTATCGGTTGCAGCACCAGCTCCACACTGGGTAACGACATCGGGAGCCACTCCGTGCCCGAAGTCGGCAAGGCGATTTTTGAAGGACTCTCCTCCGTATTCAAGCCGCTCGGCATCTACATCGCGGCGCAGTGCTGCGAGCACCTAAACCGGGCCATCATCGTCGAGCACGCGGCCGTGCTCAATGCCGAAATCGTGAACGTGGTTCCGCAACCCAAGGCCGGGGGCTCTTTTGCCACCGCCTGCTACAGCGCATTCGAGCATCCGGTCGCCATCGAGCATATCAAGGCCGACGCAGGCCTCGATATCGGCGGAACGCTCATCGGCATGCATTTGAAAGAAGTCGCGGTTCCTGTACACATGCAGCAGACGCATGTCGGCAAGGCAATCCTGATTGCGGCACGCACGCGCCCGAAGTTTATCGGCGGAGAACGCGCCCACTACGACGAAAGCCTCAAGGACGGCTATCCGAAATTCTAA